From the Anabaena sphaerica FACHB-251 genome, the window TTAAGTCGTGCCATTGAAACTCATCATCAAAAGTCAGTAATTTAACTACTACCAGTTCTTGGGTTTGCAAGTCACGAGTTAGCAGCGTCCTCCGTCCAGCTTTTTTACCCAGTTGCTGCTGCACTTCGTAGCGTTCTAATAGCGTCTCTTTGGTAAAATCACCTGAATCTTGATTTGTCATTTTGCTAATTTTACAACTTCGTTAATTTTATAACTTAACTCCTTGTTACTAGATTACTATAAGCTTACTTAGATCAGCAACTAGCATGAAACGCTCAGATCCCCGACTTCTCTAAGATATGGGGGGTTTTGTTGTTAAGAAACACTGTATTCTGTGATTATTCTTCCATCAGTCTTCCATCTATGAGCAACAGCACATTTTCTAGACTCGCACCTTTTATTCAAGAATACATTTATCTTCACAATTGGACAGAATTAAGACCAGTACAAGTTGCAGCTTGTGAAGTTATATTTGAGACCGAAGCTCATTTGCTGGTTGCGGCTGCTACCGCTGCGGGAAAAACCGAAGCAGTATTTTTACCTATTTTAACTTTATTACAAGAAAACCCAACTACGACAATAGGTGTATTGTATATTAGTCCCATCAAAGCTTTAATTAATGACCAATTTCAACGCCTGAATGATTTATTAAAAACCGCAGATATTCCTGTATATTCTTGGCATGGTGATATATCTCAAAGTCGCAAAAATAAACTTTTAAAAAGCCCTCAAGGTATTCTACAAATTACACCAGAATCTTTAGAAAGTTTATTAATTAATAAAAATCAGGAACTAATCAGATTATTTGCTGATTTACGGTTTATCGTTATTGATGAAATTCACGCTTTTATGGGATCTCAAAGAGGTTTTCAAATTATTTGTCAATTACAACGTTTAGCAAAATTCACCAAAATCCAACCCCGACGCATAGGTTTATCAGCAACTCTCGGTGATTACTCAATGGCTGAAGAATGGTTAAGTTCAGGAACTGAGAAATCAGTAATTACCCCAAATATTGAAGCAGAAAAGCGACAAATCAAACTATCTATAGAACATTTTTTTACTAATAAAGAAATTGAATTATCAGACCATGAACAATATATTTTTAACATCACTAAATCCCGTAAATGTTTAATTTTTGCTAATAACCGCACGCAAACAGAATCTATTATTTCTTCTTTGCGGAACATAGCCAAAACAGCAGGATTTCCAGATATATATCATGTCCATCATGGTAGTATTTCTGCCAGCTTACGACAAGCTGCTGAAAATGCCATGCGTGAACCTCATATTCCTGCGGTGACAGCAGCAACTTTGACTTTAGAATTAGGGATAGATATCGGTTATTTAGAAAGAGTTATTCAGTTAGAATCACCTTTATCTGTTGCGAGTTTTTTACAAAGATTAGGACGCAGTGGTAGAAGAGGTGAATCGGCGGATATGCGTTTTGTTTGTGCTGAAATAAAGCCTTTATCAGAAGCTGCTTTACCGGAACAAATACCCTGGCAACTTTTGCAGTCTATCGCTATTATTCAACTTTATTTAGAAGAACGTTGGATTGAACCAATTACACCAATTAAATATCCTTGGAGTTTACTTTATCATCAAACTATGAGTATTTTAGCAGCAACGGGAGAAATTTCACCTGCTGCTTTAGCTCAACAAATTTTGAATTTATCACCTTTTGCTCATATTTCTACTGATGATTATAAGTTATTACTACGATATTTAATTGATCTTAATCATATTCAAAAAACTGAACAAGGTAAATTAATTATTGGTTTAGCAGGAGAAAAGATAGTTAATAAATTTCAGTTTTATGCTGTGTTTGCTGACCATCAAGAATATACTGTTAAACAAGGAACAACAGCAATTGGTAGTATTGTCACACCTCCTACTGTGGGTAATCAATTTGGGTTAGCTGGTAAGAGTTGGGAAGTGTTAGAAGTTGATTTTAAAAAGCAGGTAATTTTGGTGAAACAGGTTGAGGGTAAAGCTAATGGTAAAGATAATATCTATTGGCGGGGTGGTAGTGGTAATATTCATACTAGGATTTTACAACGAATGCGTCAGGTTTTGTTAGAAGATACAGAATATAGTTATTTACAAAAAAATGCTAAATTGCGTTTGCAGGAAGTTCGCAAA encodes:
- a CDS encoding DEAD/DEAH box helicase, yielding MSNSTFSRLAPFIQEYIYLHNWTELRPVQVAACEVIFETEAHLLVAAATAAGKTEAVFLPILTLLQENPTTTIGVLYISPIKALINDQFQRLNDLLKTADIPVYSWHGDISQSRKNKLLKSPQGILQITPESLESLLINKNQELIRLFADLRFIVIDEIHAFMGSQRGFQIICQLQRLAKFTKIQPRRIGLSATLGDYSMAEEWLSSGTEKSVITPNIEAEKRQIKLSIEHFFTNKEIELSDHEQYIFNITKSRKCLIFANNRTQTESIISSLRNIAKTAGFPDIYHVHHGSISASLRQAAENAMREPHIPAVTAATLTLELGIDIGYLERVIQLESPLSVASFLQRLGRSGRRGESADMRFVCAEIKPLSEAALPEQIPWQLLQSIAIIQLYLEERWIEPITPIKYPWSLLYHQTMSILAATGEISPAALAQQILNLSPFAHISTDDYKLLLRYLIDLNHIQKTEQGKLIIGLAGEKIVNKFQFYAVFADHQEYTVKQGTTAIGSIVTPPTVGNQFGLAGKSWEVLEVDFKKQVILVKQVEGKANGKDNIYWRGGSGNIHTRILQRMRQVLLEDTEYSYLQKNAKLRLQEVRKLTRKLGLDKQNILLLEKNKCCIFPWMGTVAYRTLERLLNCFCRESLEISSIGGINPYYLTLKLGKDKFSSVYSEIASLCEQRITAENLVSHAEAPELQKYDQFIPYELLRKAFVNDYLDIEEMKKQVSLW